In the Limanda limanda chromosome 1, fLimLim1.1, whole genome shotgun sequence genome, one interval contains:
- the tmem209 gene encoding transmembrane protein 209: MLSPQKEGMPSMIDSALRMRREEQARQVVLAWAVLNVSLAGMIYTEMSGKLLSRYYNVTYWPIWYIELVLASLFSLNALFDFWKYFKYTMAPSTIAVSPHQHRLLGLRNTSIQASPLQKPEKKETPAPDQSSPLQGQSVLSFSPSRPATTSPKFSPSCVTGYSPAHGSPSTPNSAGGPFSSSVAFGKVLNYSPSPGSSPYPSSIGPAEGSSLRARYRTSPSVFNSPGSKEDYMEDLKSLERFLRIEEEKGHRSQLGSPEAVSPNHSPTFWNYNRSVGDYAQSLRKFLYQPACRSLAPSAHKDETDLGSKQAAEEVWARITTSRPVVDRIDSWTAKLRNWISDTILVPLVKEIDSVNSQLRRIGCPELQIGEASISSLKQAALMKASSIPTMNSMVQYLDITPNQEYLMEQIKELAHSGCMSSFRWNRGGDLKNRKWDTDLPTDCAILMHMFCTYLDSRLPPHPKYPDGKTFTSQHFSHTPDKPDVTKENLFCVHQSSTTPPHYQLIYQGHIYSLPKGRNNLFHTILMFLYVIKAKESGMLGRVNLGLSGVNILWIFED; this comes from the exons ATGTTGAGCCCACAGAAGGAGGGCATGCCCAGCATGATCGACAGCGccctgaggatgaggagagaggagcaggctCGACAGGTGGTCCTCGCCTGGGCTGTGCTTAACGTGTCTCTGGCTGGGATGATCTACACTGAGAT GTCAGGGAAATTGCTAAGCCGATACTATAACGTCACCTACTGGCCCATTTGGTACATTG AACTGGTGCTTGCCTCCCTCTTTAGCCTCAATGCTCTTTTTGATTTCTGGAAATATTTCAAATACACCATGGCTCCATCCACCATTGCTGTGTCCCCCCATCAGCATCGTCTCCTGGGCCTGAGGAACACAA GTATTCAGGCCTCACCGCTACAGAAGCCAGAAAAAAAGGAGACCCCGGCTCCAGACCAGTCATCTCCCCTGCAGGGGCAGAGCGTGCTGAGTTTCAGCCCCTCCCGCCCAGCCACCACCAGCCCCAAGTTCTCCCCCAGTTGTGTAACTGGGTACAGCCCGGCCCATGGCAGTCCGTCCACCCCAAACAGCGCAGGAGGacccttttcctcctctgtggcctTTGGAAAG GTGTTGAACTACAGCCCCTCCCCTGGTTCCTCTCCCTACCCCAGCAGCATTGGTCCAGCAGAGGGCTCCAGCCTGAGGGCTCGATACCGCACTTCACCCTCAGTGTTTAACTCCCCAGGCAGCAAGGAGGACTACATGGAGGATCTGAAAAGTCTGGAGAGGTTCCTCCGCATAGAAGAGGAGAAGGGTCACCGCAGCCAACTAG GAAGTCCAGAGGCTGTGTCTCCAAACCACAGTCCAACATTTTGGAACTACAACCGCTCTGTGGGGGATTATGCTCAGAGTCTGAGGAAATTCCTGTACCAGCCAGCCTGCCGCTCTCTGGCCCCGTCCGCCCACAAGGATGAGACAGACCTGGGCTCCAAACAGGCTGCAGAGGAG GTGTGGGCCAGAATCACAACCAGTCGCCCGGTAGTGGACCGCATCGACAGCTGGACAGCCAAGCTTAGGAAT tgGATAAGTGACACAATCTTGGTCCCTCTGGTGAAGGAAATAGACTCTGTGAACAGCCAGCTCAGGAGGATCGGCTGCCCTGAGCTCCAGATAGGAG AGGCCAGTATAAGCAGCCTGAAACAGGCAGCGTTGATGAAAGCCTCATCCATCCCCACCATGAACTCTATGGTCCAGTACCTGGATATCACACCCAACCAGGAATATCTCATGGAACAGATAAAAG AGCTGGCTCACAGCGGCTGCATGAGCTCCTTCCGTTGGAACAGGGGTGGAGATCTGAAGAACAGGAAGTGGGACACAGACCTCCCCACTGACTGTGCT ATCCTCATGCACATGTTCTGCACATACCTTGACTCCAGACTACCCCCTCATCCAAAGTATCCAGACGGGAAGACGTTCACTTCACAGCACTTCAGCCACACCCCAGACAAACCTG ATGTAACCAAAGAGAACCTCTTCTGCGTTCACCAAAGCAGCACCACTCCTCCTCACTACCAGCTCATCTACCAGGGACACATCTACAGTCTACCCAAG GGCCGGAACAACCTGTTCCATACGATCCTCATGTTTCTCTATGTCATCAAGGCCAAGGAGTCAGGGATGCTGGG GAGAGTAAATCTTGGCCTCTCTGGTGTGAACATCCTGTGGATATTTGAAGACTGA